The Schistocerca gregaria isolate iqSchGreg1 chromosome 1, iqSchGreg1.2, whole genome shotgun sequence genome includes a window with the following:
- the LOC126343458 gene encoding uncharacterized protein LOC126343458 gives MRALTVLAVALAAATTGLAWGAERCCGDAEPWQGQARSKRSFSAWGGKRTGPDGVAGADVDDGYGDGDDQKRAFSSWGGKRAAAGWQAEDKRSKQSFYSWGGKRGVGGDAEADGQAPEDAVEKKRGGVRFSSWGGKRDPFQDDDGGVEDLADSKRAFSSWGGKRFGDGASAAEKRAFSNWGESLANRRLDLYNYRPVQLRNGNGPPFFPWGG, from the coding sequence ATGCGAGCATTGACGGTGCTCGCGGTGGCGCTGGCGGCCGCTACGACGGGCCTCGCGTGGGGCGCGGAGCGTTGCTGTGGCGACGCCGAGCCGTGGCAGGGGCAGGCGCGCTCCAAGCGCAGCTTCAGCGCCTGGGGCGGCAAGCGCACCGGGCCCGACGGCGTTGCCGGCGCTGACGTCGACGACGGCTACGGCGACGGCGACGACCAGAAGAGGGCCTTCTCCAGCTGGGGCGGCAAGAGGGCGGCCGCCGGCTGGCAGGCGGAGGACAAGCGCTCCAAGCAGTCCTTCTACAGCTGGGGCGGCAAGCGCGGCGTCGGCGGGGACGCAGAAGCCGACGGCCAAGCCCCGGAAGACGCGGTCGAAAAGAAAAGGGGAGGGGTTAGGTTCTCCAGCTGGGGTGGCAAGAGGGATCCTTTCCAAGACGACGACGGTGGCGTGGAGGACCTCGCCGATAGCAAGAGGGCTTTCTCCAGCTGGGGAGGGAAGAGATTCGGCGACGGGGCGTCGGCCGCGGAGAAGCGCGCCTTCTCCAACTGGGGGGAGTCGCTGGCCAACCGCCGCCTCGACCTCTACAACTACAGGCCCGTGCAGCTCCGCAACGGCAACGGCCCGCCCTTCTTCCCCTGGGGTGGCTAA